The DNA segment AAGCAGGTGAGCTATCTGTTCATATGCCTCATTTATTGGCAGTTCATAATATTCCATTTGtaagatatgtgaccctggaccacatatGCTGTtaactgagggtgcaaaaaaagttGTTAGCAAGGcatgttaaaacaaacaaaaaattgttttgatatatttacggtaggaaatttacaaaatatcttcatggaacatgatctttacttaatatcctaatgaattttggcataaaagaaaaatcgataattttgaccatacaatgtattcactacaaatatacccatgctacttaaaactggttttgtggtccaggctcacatatttgtttcttacattttttttcagacatattcataaaaaattaaataccttgtttttttcttttgtatagGTGACGAATGCTGTGTTAAAACTCATTGAGAAGGAGAGAAATGGTGAGACTATTAACACCAGACTCATCAGTGGAGTGGTGCAGTCCTACGGTGAGAGTGGCTGCTTTACATTCACAATGTCCTGTGCTGGCCTTTCACAAAACTTAGCCTAATTTGTTACATTGTTAATGCCAATtgacaatttacaaataatttactcacccccttgtcatccaagatgttcatgtctttctgtcttcagtcgtaaagaaattatggtttttgaggaaaacatttcaggacttcattggtgccccggttttgagcttccaaaatgcagtttaaatgcagcttaaaagggctctaaacaatcccagccaaggaagaagggtcttatctttttttccaaaaaaaaaaaattgtatactttttaagcacaaaaccttgtgtagcacaggctctgggatgcgcgttcacaatgctacgaatttttcgagtcattcattcatcttatggggcagtcacgtgatgaacgaatgattcAAActcgaaaacttgtcagataagaggcgaggtgagctaatcatagactaaagacccaggtaagcAATGAATTATTTTTGTCCGTTTcacatgacctttcgacatgattcagtagtacgtagtgttgtgaacgcacatcccaggttctgtgctacacaagcttttatgcttaaaaagtatttaaaaaattactttacgAAAAAATTAagtgatcgtttcgctagataagacccttctttctcggctgggatcgtttagagccctttgaacctgcatttaaactacgttttggaagttcaaaatcggagcaccaATCAActccgttatatggagaaaaatcctgaaatgctttcttcaaaaaacataatttcttcacgactgaagacatgaacatcttggatgacaagggaccATTGTATCAGTACTCAacgttttatgtttaaaatatcaaaatattatttatgcatttttaactgCAAGTTAAAGCATTCCATGTTCCTCTGAGCTGCATTAAcatgtgtaaatacatctaaatgccacttcgtATGCAACTTCTGCAAAggtgaattttgttgatactgattttatttgtttggcaacagcttaaatgtattattattataactgactgattaaatgtaagaatttgactcAAACACTGATGCATACTTTTAGAAAATCcctttataaaggtaaaaaataaaatcagtttaaacttatTGGAAAAGAATTCTGATCACTGCTGTGAACTGACCAcacagattataaaaaaaaaaaaagtttagaattCAGCTGTCCACAGTAGTCCTTAAGATACCAGCACAATAATACACTCAGCAAAATATAGGCTAATTATTATCCataaaatcccagaaaatatCGAGATACAATTTCTGACCCCCACCACGTTCAAGGTGTTtagtactcttgtgaacgcacAGGGAAGACTGatatggaagagaagaaattgttgaataaaatcattatttttgttttctttgcgcaaaaaaagtattctcatagcttcataacattacgttgaaccactgatttcacatggactattttaacaatgtcctcactacatttctgggccttgaaagtgctAGTTGCAATGCTGTagatgcagggtcagaaagctctcagatttcattaaaaaaaaaatttgtttaatttatgttcaattttcatatttgggtgaattatcccatTAAGgatattttcaaattgtttagatgaaataaatgcagtttcatgTACTGATTTGGTTTGTCTATTCCAGTTGAGTTGGGCTTGAATGAGGATGATGCATTTGTGAAGGGGCCGACATTATCAGTTTACAAGGAGTACTTTGAGACGCAGTTTTTGGCTGACACAGAGCGCTTCTATACACGGGAAAGCACAGAGTTCCTTCAGCAAAACCCTGTTACTGAATACATGAAAAAGGTAAACTAGAGTTcagatgtattttaaattgcagtggATTTTATGGGatatttggttttattaaatttttaagtgTACATTTCTTATTATGCGTGCAGGCAGAGGCAAGGTTGCTGGAGGAACAGCGGCGGGTACAGGTGTATCTCCACGAGAGCACACAAGACGAGCTGGCTCGCAAGTGTGAGCAGGTCCTCATTGAGAAACACCTGGAGATCTTCCACACGGAGTTCCAGAACCTTCTTGACGCTGATAAGAATGAAGGTCAGTCAGTGCTGCAATGTCACCTTCATTCTAAAATTTCAAACACGCATAATAACACGCTCAGTTTGACTGTCAATACACGTTCTGTATAATTACAGATCTCGGTCGGATGTACAACCTTGTTTCCCGGATCACGGACGGATTGGGCGAGCTCAAGAAACTCTTGGAGTCCCACATTCATAACCAAGGGCTGGCTGCCATCGAGAAGTGTGGAGATTCAGCACTTAATGTAAGTCCAATCTAAAGCCACACTGACAGTGTggacacaatatttttgtgcgTAGCAGTTGCTGTGGAGAGGAattcaaaattgtattaatataacTTGTCTAAAAATGTGTCAAACCTGTTGTAACCACTGCTAAACCTGAATTCTCTGAACTTGGGTCCTCACTTTTTTTGTATAACAGGTCTATTCTTACTATGACAATAGTTGTTTGTCTAACTAGGCTTCTGCCCAAATTCTTTTTCATCTGACTATACAGTATTTCAAAGACATGCCTCAACTTTTCTTTATGCCAGTTGAAATTTAAATACCCCTTTGTCAATGCCAAACCAGAAATATTTAACTCTGTTAATACGTTTTTTTTCCCATCTTGTGCGTGTCTTCCGGTATCTCTATTCCATTCAGTTCCTGTAATGTCTTAATTTAATTAGTTTGAACTGCCACTGCTTGTTTTCCAGGATCCCAAAATGTATGTGCAAACAATCTTGGATGTTCACAAGAAATACAACGCTCTCGTCATGTCCGCGTTCAATAACGATGCTGGGTTTGTGGCAGCACTTGATAAGGTTTGTGATCTATATTAAAGGTcagttttgttggttttgagcTGTAGTGTTTATTTATAGCGCTGGTGTAACTTTGGCTCTGTGGTCTGTGCTGCTGTCCAGGCCTGTGGAagattcattaataataatgcgGTAACGAGGATGGCGCAGTCCTCCAGCAAATCTCCGGAGCTTCTGGCCAGATATTGTGACTCCTTACTGAAGAAGAGGTGAATTGTCTTATTCACATTTCCATTCttgatctgtttaaatgtgaatctttCATTTGTCAGCCAGAAATGAAAAGGAAATCCAGTGAAAGTCTGATGTTTTTGCACATCAGTTTATGTTTTaggatgatttttttaatgccgTATTCtaactgaataataaaaagaagCTGTTTCTTTAATGGAGAAGTCCacctccaaaacaaagattcacatataatgtactcacccccctgtcatccaagatgttcatgtctttctttcttcagttgtaaagaaattgttttttgaggaaaacatttcagaatttttctccatataatggactgatatggtgccctgattttgaacttccaaaatgcagtttaaatgcgggttcgaatgatcccagccgaggaagaagggtcttatctagggaaacaATCGGTtgtgttcataaaaaaaaacaaaaaaaacaatttaaatatttttaatctcaaCTGCCCGTCTTGACTCACTCTCcctgaattctttttttttttttttttttttttttttaagatttattttatttattttttttaagccttTATTTGGAGAGGACAGTgtagagcagacaggaaagcattgggtgaagagagaggggagtgggatcagcaaaggaccatgagccgggattcgaactcgggtcgctgTGAGAGCTATATGTCGGCGCACTAACCGCAAGGCTGTTAGCACCGACGCTCTGcctgaattctgtgtattctggctcaagacagttagggtatgtcgaaaaactccaatcgtattttctccctcaacttcaaaatcatttcagaatcatcctgcatcgctgcagaagtaccgacacagtctttgcgaagtgaacatgcaaagaagatcaaacacccttaacaaaaaaggtaaaacagcgacatgggacgattttgaagttgagggagaacatgagatgggagtttttcgacatgccctaactgtcatgaaccggaaaaaaattagttcaggcagagtaagacaagacgagcgtttgacctttaaaaagtacataaattgtattatttttttttacgaaaataaccgatcgtttcaatAGATAAGACCTTTCATTCTCGGCTGGGgacgtttacaaccgcatttgggatcgtttgaagctgagtttaaactgcattttggaagttcaaaattagggcaccatagcagtccattatatggaaaaaaaaatgctgaaatgttttccttaaaaaaaacaatttctttacgactgaagaaagaaagacatgaacatcttggatgacaagggggtgagtacattatatgtgaatttttgttttggaaggggactttcagattaaaaaaaaataaaatacatgagaAGGAACTGCTTTAGCAAGGCACTATTTGTAAAATTccaccaaaaatatttaagtgTGCAAGCTCAAAAGATGGAATTTGGCATTATGACTGTCTAGGAAAGCTTGTTTTTGCTTTATGTAGTTAAGAGTATCTACATAAAACAGATGATTTAACCAACTGTGTGTTTCATTTAGTTCAAAGAATCCAGAGGAGGCTGAGCTAGAAGATACTCTCAACCAAGTGGTGAGTTTCACTGAGGTTAAAGATCAGATTTTAAAGGTTCCTCAAAGGATTAGTTtgcttccagaataaaaatttcctgataatttactcacccccatatcatccaagatgttcattaaAAGATATGAagatttttgagaaaagcattccaggatttttctccatatattggactttaatggggatcagcgggttgaaggtctccccctctctctcttcccactcacttcctgtctcatctctactgtcctgtcaaaagaaaaatggaaaaatggccaaaaaaaaaagtaactttcctcAGCACTGaatgtgtaaacatggctgaagatatgaaccaaatcaattgagtcatttatgctggaaccACTCCGAAtgattcaaactcatgactttgatcattcatttcaagcgattcactaacAAAatccagatcaaattaaaagagccattcgtTTTTGAATTTAGACATCGCTTGTcactattttaaaaagcacgtgaAACGTAGTTTTTCTGAATAATTGCcttacaaaatgattcactgttcacatattgcgaatcatttgtttcagattggaACTGCAAAtggcgtatcgcgaatcatttgatttagatcagaacttcagagcgcATATCAGGAATCGTTTTATTTAGATTGGAACTGGTTCATGAATTATttcgcaaattgaatgattcaaatcaaatgacttACAATGCACAATTTAAAGTCCGAAACTAAGTCAGATGATTCGCGATATACAGTGATTCGGGATTTTAGAGCATGGATCTTAAAACATTTGACTCAGATTGGGACTTGACAAATGTTTTACGAAGCGATTTCACTAATCTTTtgttttctgattattttcttaaacaatgaaaaaacatcaaaccattatttttggttataaaaacaaaacaaagaaaacaaataaagtatACACATACAAATCCCTTaggaaaattaaccatggtttttactgtagtaaaagtgtagtatactttgtaatactttagtagtaatactttgcatgtgcttcactttatttttgccactttttttattagtatattttatcTATTTCTCTCTATTGGATTTGAAATGGAAGATGttcgataagtgagatctctgattgaagttaTTGAAAATCAGAGTAGTGCTTAAAAGAATTTAATTTTACGGTAATaatcacagacactagtcctgatttctttacaactgattTAATCATTTGGAACTTTCTAAATTCTGTGTTAAGACCAATTCACACTGCACCAACAGACACTGACAAATGGCAACAGACACATTGTTCTGATTTTGCCAGATCAGCGTGTTACCCCTGTTAGCGTTTGGTTGATGCTTGTTTTTACTAATTGAACTTTCAGTCTTGGAATGCCTAAAAAGTGACGTACTGTAATCTGGTGACTGTCTGCGTATCTCACTGAAGTGTGAATTGGCCTTTATACAGtcaattccatttttatgactgaataCTACAATTCCAACCGTTCCCTTGGTAATTATAGAAACTTAGTCTATGACTAATATTAGTTATGCTTTCTGTACATGCCCTGTGCTAAGTActtcaaaacagtaaaaacagtagcTGCACCATCCAGTTATCatctttaaaatatagttatataACATTTCCATCCATGTTTTTTGCAAAATCCAAATGAATGCATACCATATGCAAATACAAATTACTGAATGCAAGTCAGTTCGTGACATATTATTAATGTGTGACTGATAAAATTCTCCAACATCTTTCTTCATCAGATGGTGGTTTTCAAGTATATTGAGGATAAAGACGTGTTCCAGAAGTTCTATGCCAAGATGCTGGCCAAAAGACTGGTGCACCAGAACAGCGCCAGCGACGACGCCGAGGCCAGCATGATCTCCAAACTTAAGGTCTGTGCACTTGTTTAGCGAAGACGGCTCACTTCACTGCTCTTCTTTTAATTCTAATAGATGCTTAACAGTTTTTTCTTCATTCCACCCTCAGCAAGCATGTGGTTTCGAGTACACCTCCAAACTCCAACGCATGTTCCAGGACATCGGTGTCAGCAAAGACTTGAATGAGCAATTCAAAAAGCACCTTTCCAACTCGGAGCCTTTGGACTGTAAGTGCTCCGTACTCTGGTtttgcatttataatatatgCACGCAGTCATTACCGATGAATAAAATCCGGCTCCATCTGTCTCGCAGTGGATTTCAGCATCCAGGTTCTGAGTTCTGGCTCGTGGCCGTTCCAACAGTCTTGCACGTTCGCTTTACCATCTGAGGTGAGATGCTTAGACGCTTAACCCTGTAATTTTCCAAGGCCTTCACACCCTTCCACGAGCTGAGAATAATGTGTGATTACACTTCCAGTTGATGATAGTTTTCCAACGCCTTTGTTTTTCACAGTTGGAGCGGAGTTACCAAAGATTTACAGCTTTTTATGGAAGTAGACACAGCGGGCGTAAGTTGACATGGCTTTACCACCTATCCAAAGGGGAGCTGGTCACCAACTGCTTCAAGAACAGATACACTCTGCAGGTTTGTGCCTTCTTCATGGCCGCATCATGTAATGGGATTGATTAAGAAGGTTGTAGGACGCAGCTGGCACGAGTGTCAGCATGTGTTTATGTGTCGTGTCCCTGTAGGCCTCCACCTTCCAGATGGCCATCCTGCTCCAGTTCAACACAGAGAACAGCTACACCGTCCAGCAACTGGCCGACAGCAcacagatcaaaatagtgaGTGCAGTGCCATTGCACTTGTACAATGTGTGAACAGAGTCAGGAGGTTTTAGTCCATTGCGATAACGTtaacattaaaggattagttattaaattaaaatttcctttACGCACcgctgtcatccaagatgtttgtctttgtttcttcagttgaaaagaaattaaggtttttaaagaaaaccttccaggatttttctccatgtagtggacttaaatgggaatcagtgggttgaaggttcaaCCCGAGGGTCAGTGCATCTTCAAAGGActcatgatcccagctgaagaataaggctcttatctagcaaaatgattggtcattttgtaaaaccaaaaaaaaaaataataataatttttatactttttaaccacaaacatTGTCCAACATCCTTGCCCCCCAaaccccccccccctttttttttttttttttttttttttttaaagggtctttgactttctttgcacatttgttttgtaaacaactGGGTTGTTACTTCGGCCGACATCATGCATGAGCTTTCCAATGtgatgtaatgtgtgaagtcgtggaacgcagagctagtgcaagaagagcatttgtggtcaaagtatatttttactttttttgttttttttaagaaaatgatcaattttgctagataagacccttattgctcagctgggatcatgtagagccttttgaagcagCACTGAATCTGCAATTTGAACATTTAAccctgttatatatataaaatatgtgtgtatatatatatatatgtgtgtgtatatgtgtgtgtgtgtgtgtgtttacaatttaatgatttaatgttttttttttcacaggatATTTTGGTTCAGGTCTTGCAAATCCTGTTGAAATCAAAGTTGCTGGTAAGTGTTGAAACCTTGTTGCTTTTAGAATCCTAAAAGTGTCTTTCAACATCTGagctgtttatattttatttgctcattttttgtgtgtggtgATGGTTTCTGTGCAAttcttttaaagggatatttcactcaaaaataagaattctgtctttaattactcacccttatgtcgtcccaaacccgtaaaaccgttcattttcagaacacaaaataagatatttttgatgaaatctgagagctttctgacactgcatagacagcaatgcaactgaaacgttcaaACAGCCCAGAAAGGTTActaa comes from the Labeo rohita strain BAU-BD-2019 chromosome 24, IGBB_LRoh.1.0, whole genome shotgun sequence genome and includes:
- the cul1b gene encoding cullin-1b, giving the protein MSSNRGQNTHGLKQIGLDQIWDDLRAGIQQVYTRQSMAKARYMELYTHVYNYCTSVHQSNQARGAGIPPSKPSKKTPTPGGAQFVGLELYKRLKEFLRSYLTNLLKDGEDLMDESVLKFYTQQWEDYRFSSKVLNGICAYLNRHWVRRECDEGRKGIYEIYSLALVTWRECLFRPLNKQVTNAVLKLIEKERNGETINTRLISGVVQSYVELGLNEDDAFVKGPTLSVYKEYFETQFLADTERFYTRESTEFLQQNPVTEYMKKAEARLLEEQRRVQVYLHESTQDELARKCEQVLIEKHLEIFHTEFQNLLDADKNEDLGRMYNLVSRITDGLGELKKLLESHIHNQGLAAIEKCGDSALNDPKMYVQTILDVHKKYNALVMSAFNNDAGFVAALDKACGRFINNNAVTRMAQSSSKSPELLARYCDSLLKKSSKNPEEAELEDTLNQVMVVFKYIEDKDVFQKFYAKMLAKRLVHQNSASDDAEASMISKLKQACGFEYTSKLQRMFQDIGVSKDLNEQFKKHLSNSEPLDLDFSIQVLSSGSWPFQQSCTFALPSELERSYQRFTAFYGSRHSGRKLTWLYHLSKGELVTNCFKNRYTLQASTFQMAILLQFNTENSYTVQQLADSTQIKIDILVQVLQILLKSKLLVLEDENANIDEMDFKPDTTIKLFLGYKNKKLRVNINVPMKTEQKQEQETTHKNIEEDRKLLIQAAIVRIMKMRKVLKHQQLLAEVLNQLSSRFKPRVPVIKKCIDILIEKEYLERVDGEKDTYSYLA